A window of Corallococcus macrosporus DSM 14697 contains these coding sequences:
- a CDS encoding DivIVA domain-containing protein, which produces MKITPLDIRQKRFETALRGFSRREVEAYLELIAGEFEEVVKENIALKEEVKRTQFKVEQHQERERTLQETMVTAQRISEDLKDAAKKEAEIIIADAEHQAEKIVHGAHQRLVQVVEDINELKRQRTQFESQVRSVLDAHQKLLETFKSPTFADRDYARVEDNVAYLSQKKANGDS; this is translated from the coding sequence ATGAAAATCACTCCGCTCGACATCCGGCAGAAGCGGTTCGAAACGGCCCTGCGCGGCTTCTCCCGCCGTGAGGTGGAGGCCTACCTCGAGCTCATCGCTGGTGAATTCGAGGAGGTGGTGAAGGAGAACATCGCCCTCAAGGAGGAAGTGAAGCGCACCCAGTTCAAGGTGGAGCAGCACCAGGAACGGGAGCGCACCCTCCAGGAGACCATGGTCACCGCGCAGCGCATCAGCGAGGACCTGAAGGACGCCGCGAAGAAGGAAGCGGAGATCATCATCGCGGACGCCGAGCACCAGGCGGAGAAGATCGTCCACGGCGCCCACCAGCGGCTGGTGCAGGTGGTGGAGGACATCAACGAGCTGAAGCGCCAGCGCACCCAGTTCGAGTCGCAGGTCCGCTCGGTGTTGGATGCGCACCAGAAGCTGCTGGAGACGTTCAAGAGCCCCACGTTCGCGGACCGCGACTACGCGCGCGTCGAGGACAACGTGGCCTACCTGTCCCAGAAGAAGGCCAACGGCGACTCCTGA
- a CDS encoding RDD family protein, whose protein sequence is MRPAPTPHLDVATPERVALTLPVAGIGYRCLAWLVDASLLFFFWLVAYFVFTLLVSDVLGVFQALSGLGQTLLVVGVFATQWLYWTVSEVFFHGQTVGKRVLGIRVVRTDGSPVGVYESAVRNLCRAVDFMPMLYAAACVSMLLTRQHRRLGDLLAGTLLVREERIDLDKYTAAPTAPAPLPPEAGARPLAPEDVELVLSFLSRAPGLAPEVRRRLGARLVERVGPADADARAAVLASAESTEAFLRARVQGGR, encoded by the coding sequence ATGCGCCCTGCTCCGACTCCCCATCTCGACGTCGCCACCCCCGAGCGCGTGGCGCTCACGCTGCCTGTCGCGGGCATCGGCTACCGGTGCCTCGCGTGGCTGGTGGACGCGAGCCTGCTGTTCTTCTTCTGGCTGGTGGCCTACTTCGTCTTCACGCTGCTGGTGTCGGACGTGCTCGGCGTCTTCCAGGCGCTGTCGGGCCTGGGGCAGACGCTGCTGGTGGTGGGCGTCTTCGCCACGCAGTGGCTGTACTGGACGGTGAGCGAGGTCTTCTTCCACGGGCAGACGGTGGGCAAGCGGGTGCTCGGCATCCGCGTGGTGCGCACGGACGGCTCGCCCGTGGGCGTCTACGAGAGCGCGGTGCGCAACCTCTGCCGCGCGGTGGACTTCATGCCCATGCTGTACGCCGCCGCCTGCGTCAGCATGCTGCTCACCCGCCAGCACCGGCGCCTGGGGGACTTGCTGGCCGGCACGCTGCTGGTGCGCGAGGAGCGCATCGACCTGGACAAGTACACCGCCGCGCCCACGGCGCCGGCGCCGCTGCCTCCGGAGGCCGGGGCGAGGCCGCTGGCGCCCGAGGACGTGGAGCTGGTGCTCTCCTTCCTGTCGCGCGCGCCAGGCCTTGCGCCCGAGGTGCGGCGGCGGCTGGGCGCGCGGCTGGTGGAGCGCGTGGGGCCCGCTGACGCGGACGCGCGCGCCGCGGTGCTGGCCTCCGCGGAGAGCACCGAGGCCTTCCTGCGCGCCCGCGTCCAGGGAGGGCGCTGA
- a CDS encoding peptidase MA family metallohydrolase encodes MRHLLVLLLLLAAPGARAQEPGGPHGAHAHDVVSDAALVPLTRPPQVSGELTTQRFRILHTAAATAAAHELSQQIEGVRDRFGTILGKDWPGVTEIRLGVGRAEFEALALPGGRPPGWAVALAYPAHQIILLDALSLHAPDGQQTLRHELAHVALGQLAPSWPRWFQEGVAQYVTGERYSLTHYSALFRAVTQERVFHFEHLDRSWPDVPSDVEIAYAQSAAFVAHLSAKFGPTAMAALVDGVARGEPFETAFGKAFRTSLLVEETDWREGLAARYGWLPLTTSSALVWLGASFLCVAAYARRRQQRAAKLAELAAQDAAEDAALRLLAAQAAQAHPQGPGVSTGDATWPDWPAGPPTPEGHLEARDGETPADGTLSDFPGEADDEDSHHGRPPKPTLH; translated from the coding sequence ATGCGCCACCTGCTTGTCCTGCTCCTGCTGCTGGCCGCCCCTGGGGCCCGGGCCCAGGAACCGGGCGGCCCCCATGGCGCCCACGCCCATGACGTGGTGAGTGACGCCGCGCTGGTGCCCCTGACGCGGCCGCCCCAGGTCAGCGGGGAGCTGACGACGCAGCGCTTCCGCATCCTCCACACCGCCGCCGCCACGGCCGCCGCGCACGAGCTGTCCCAGCAGATTGAGGGCGTGCGGGATCGCTTCGGCACCATCCTCGGCAAGGACTGGCCGGGGGTGACGGAGATTCGCCTGGGCGTGGGGCGCGCGGAGTTCGAGGCCCTGGCGCTGCCGGGCGGCAGGCCCCCGGGCTGGGCCGTGGCGCTGGCCTACCCCGCCCATCAAATCATCCTCCTGGACGCCCTCAGCCTCCACGCGCCGGACGGCCAGCAGACGCTCCGGCACGAGCTGGCGCACGTCGCGCTGGGGCAGCTCGCCCCGTCCTGGCCGCGCTGGTTCCAGGAAGGCGTCGCGCAGTACGTCACCGGGGAGCGCTACTCACTCACCCACTACAGCGCCCTCTTCCGCGCCGTCACCCAGGAGCGCGTCTTCCACTTCGAGCACCTGGACCGGAGCTGGCCGGACGTCCCGTCGGACGTGGAGATTGCCTACGCGCAGAGCGCCGCCTTCGTCGCGCACCTGTCGGCGAAGTTCGGCCCCACGGCCATGGCCGCGCTGGTGGACGGCGTGGCGCGCGGGGAGCCCTTCGAGACGGCCTTCGGGAAGGCCTTCCGCACCTCGCTGCTGGTGGAGGAGACGGACTGGCGCGAGGGCCTGGCCGCGCGCTACGGCTGGCTGCCCCTCACCACCAGCTCCGCGCTCGTGTGGCTGGGCGCGTCCTTCCTCTGCGTGGCGGCCTATGCGCGCCGCCGGCAGCAGCGGGCCGCGAAGCTGGCGGAGCTGGCCGCCCAGGATGCCGCGGAGGACGCCGCGCTCCGCCTGCTGGCCGCCCAGGCCGCCCAGGCCCACCCCCAGGGCCCCGGCGTCAGCACCGGGGACGCCACCTGGCCGGACTGGCCCGCCGGCCCGCCGACCCCGGAAGGCCACCTGGAGGCCCGGGACGGCGAGACGCCGGCGGACGGCACCCTCAGCGACTTCCCGGGTGAGGCCGACGACGAGGACAGCCACCACGGCCGCCCGCCCAAGCCCACCCTCCACTGA
- a CDS encoding styrene monooxygenase/indole monooxygenase family protein — MERIGIVGAGTAGLHLGLKLLSHGVPVTLYTEQEPGRLRGSRLLNTVAHHAPTRMRERILGVDHWSGPNADMFYIGIHVNGGPQPFSLRGRVDSPSIFVDYRQYQPRLAEDFVARGGKLEVLPVDLDVLERLARQHALMVVATGRNGLTRLFPRVPELSPHTQPPRMLFAALLKGVRMQEPIGMNANLIPGQGEIFESQVVTANGRVPSVLIEALPGSELSRLSTQRYDEDPRAFELMLMDFLRRFAPATFERVDPARFGVLGPLDFLQGSFTPTVRQGWAPLPGGRFVLAVGDTHVTNDPVAGQGANAGSASAFALAEHIVTALAADRPFDEAFCREAEASSWAATAPATHWTNALLQPPPPHVIELLAAGSKDVRVADAIATAFVTPELILSACASPESTAAFIARHRPLAREAAPPPSPLAWHPPPEEPKVSVSLTR; from the coding sequence ATGGAGCGCATTGGAATTGTTGGCGCTGGCACCGCAGGACTTCACCTGGGCCTGAAGCTGCTGTCCCACGGTGTCCCCGTGACGCTCTACACGGAGCAGGAGCCCGGCAGGCTACGTGGTTCCCGTCTGCTCAACACGGTGGCGCACCACGCCCCCACGCGCATGCGGGAGCGCATCCTGGGCGTGGACCACTGGAGCGGCCCCAACGCCGACATGTTCTACATCGGTATCCACGTCAACGGCGGCCCCCAGCCGTTCAGCCTCCGGGGCCGCGTGGACTCGCCTTCCATCTTCGTGGATTACCGTCAGTACCAGCCGCGCCTCGCGGAGGACTTCGTCGCGCGCGGCGGCAAGCTGGAGGTCCTCCCCGTCGACCTGGACGTGCTGGAGCGCCTGGCGCGGCAGCACGCGCTGATGGTGGTCGCCACCGGGCGAAATGGCCTGACGCGCCTGTTCCCCCGCGTGCCGGAGCTGTCGCCGCACACGCAGCCGCCGCGCATGCTGTTCGCCGCGCTGCTGAAGGGCGTGCGCATGCAGGAGCCCATTGGCATGAACGCCAACCTGATTCCGGGCCAGGGCGAAATCTTCGAGTCCCAGGTCGTCACCGCGAACGGCCGCGTTCCCAGCGTGCTCATCGAGGCGCTCCCGGGCAGCGAGCTGTCACGGCTGAGCACCCAGCGCTACGACGAAGACCCGCGCGCCTTCGAGTTGATGCTGATGGACTTCCTGCGCCGCTTCGCGCCCGCCACGTTCGAGCGCGTGGACCCGGCGCGCTTCGGCGTGCTCGGGCCGCTCGACTTCCTGCAGGGCTCCTTCACGCCGACGGTGCGTCAGGGCTGGGCGCCGCTGCCGGGTGGCCGCTTCGTCCTGGCGGTGGGCGACACGCACGTGACGAATGACCCCGTCGCGGGCCAGGGCGCCAACGCGGGGTCCGCTTCCGCCTTCGCGCTGGCGGAGCACATCGTCACCGCGCTGGCGGCGGACCGTCCCTTCGACGAGGCCTTCTGTCGCGAGGCCGAAGCGAGCTCGTGGGCGGCGACGGCGCCGGCGACGCACTGGACCAACGCCCTGCTCCAGCCGCCGCCTCCGCACGTGATTGAGCTGCTCGCCGCCGGCAGCAAGGACGTGCGGGTCGCGGATGCCATCGCCACGGCCTTCGTGACGCCCGAGCTCATCCTCTCCGCATGTGCCAGCCCGGAGAGCACCGCGGCGTTCATCGCGAGGCACCGGCCCCTCGCCCGCGAGGCCGCGCCACCTCCCAGCCCCCTGGCGTGGCACCCGCCTCCCGAGGAGCCGAAGGTGTCTGTGTCGCTGACGCGCTGA
- a CDS encoding HEAT repeat domain-containing protein produces MRPLLLAGLLLATTARAQAPATPATPAPAAPAEAAPAPATDDTALLRGLLGAARPAPEEIRAIAIEDLALLGDARALDTLATLLWDPNPRIQQAALRAVALFQHPRAEEILANVVRHPRMPDALKIQALNGLVFQRTPTARQAVQDAAVDARLTAGVQNAARTVVSQWAPARR; encoded by the coding sequence ATGCGTCCCCTGCTTCTCGCTGGCCTGCTGCTCGCCACCACCGCCCGCGCCCAGGCCCCGGCCACCCCGGCCACCCCGGCGCCCGCGGCCCCGGCGGAGGCCGCCCCGGCGCCCGCGACGGACGACACCGCGCTGCTGCGGGGCCTGCTGGGGGCGGCGCGGCCGGCGCCGGAGGAGATTCGCGCCATCGCCATTGAAGACCTGGCCCTGCTGGGGGACGCGCGCGCCCTGGACACGCTGGCCACGCTCCTGTGGGACCCCAACCCGCGCATCCAGCAGGCGGCGCTGCGGGCCGTGGCGCTGTTCCAGCACCCCCGGGCGGAGGAGATTCTCGCCAACGTGGTCCGCCACCCCCGGATGCCGGACGCGTTGAAGATTCAAGCGCTCAACGGGCTCGTCTTCCAGCGCACGCCCACCGCGCGCCAGGCCGTGCAGGACGCCGCCGTGGACGCGCGGCTCACCGCGGGCGTGCAGAACGCCGCGCGCACCGTCGTGTCCCAATGGGCGCCGGCGCGCCGCTGA
- a CDS encoding J domain-containing protein, whose translation MNAAAANWQTLENVDVECTHCGIRMTLQPGTRVRYYRCSGCHRWVSSVYSDVFRADAKVRTHPVKDTGAQDEQFIEVKDRLDRWLSAREEQDPYHLLGVSPLDSAETVRARYHALAMERHPDRGGSAEKMRELNVAYERILRHRQRKRQEALSAGVPVASASVLPARSR comes from the coding sequence ATGAACGCGGCGGCAGCGAACTGGCAGACACTGGAAAACGTCGATGTGGAGTGCACCCACTGCGGCATCCGGATGACCCTGCAACCGGGGACCCGGGTTCGCTACTACCGGTGTTCCGGCTGCCACCGCTGGGTGTCCAGCGTGTACTCCGACGTCTTCCGGGCGGACGCGAAGGTGCGCACCCACCCGGTGAAGGACACCGGCGCCCAGGACGAGCAGTTCATCGAGGTCAAGGACCGGTTGGACCGCTGGCTGTCCGCGCGGGAGGAGCAGGACCCCTACCACCTGCTGGGCGTGTCGCCGCTGGACTCGGCGGAGACGGTCCGCGCGCGCTACCACGCGCTGGCCATGGAGCGGCACCCGGACCGCGGCGGCTCGGCGGAGAAGATGCGGGAGCTGAACGTGGCCTATGAGCGCATCCTCCGGCACCGTCAGCGCAAGCGTCAGGAGGCGCTGTCGGCCGGCGTGCCCGTGGCCTCCGCCTCCGTCCTGCCCGCGCGCAGCAGGTAG
- a CDS encoding DUF4105 domain-containing protein, producing MRSVSRVITALVLVSGVAWAALALALTGAGPEGAHVPRAVGAAVLAAGAVAAWRRHSQWAALAVVGVGCVGIWGWTQTVRPAARADWAPDLARSARADVAGTRVTLYDVRDFRYRSTSDWDAAWYSATYDAKDLTGAWFIVEPFSGVWGAAHTMVSFGFADGRYLVFSVEVRREKGETFSALGGLFRQFELTYVVGDERDLVQLRSNHRKDDVYLYPVDASKERIASFFLDMVARMNALHERPEFYDTLTNNCTTNLVRHLEKVSQRQVPYDHRTLLPAFSDALAYELELIDRDAPLEEVRQRYHINARAQAAEGRPDFSRRIREPLASAAAGP from the coding sequence ATGCGAAGCGTCTCCCGTGTCATCACCGCGCTCGTCCTCGTCTCGGGTGTGGCGTGGGCCGCGCTCGCCCTGGCGTTGACGGGGGCCGGCCCTGAAGGCGCGCACGTCCCGAGGGCGGTGGGCGCGGCGGTCCTCGCGGCGGGCGCGGTGGCGGCGTGGCGGCGTCACTCCCAGTGGGCCGCGCTGGCCGTCGTCGGGGTCGGGTGCGTGGGCATCTGGGGCTGGACCCAGACGGTGCGGCCCGCGGCGCGAGCGGACTGGGCGCCGGACCTGGCGCGCTCCGCCCGGGCGGACGTGGCGGGCACCCGTGTCACGTTGTACGACGTGCGTGACTTCCGCTACCGCAGCACGTCGGACTGGGACGCCGCCTGGTACTCGGCCACGTACGACGCCAAGGACCTCACGGGCGCGTGGTTCATCGTGGAGCCCTTCTCCGGCGTCTGGGGCGCGGCGCACACCATGGTGAGCTTCGGCTTCGCGGACGGGCGCTACCTCGTCTTCTCCGTGGAGGTCCGCCGCGAGAAGGGCGAGACGTTCTCCGCGCTGGGCGGCCTGTTCCGCCAGTTCGAGCTCACCTACGTGGTGGGTGACGAGCGGGACCTGGTGCAGCTTCGCTCCAACCACCGGAAGGATGACGTCTACCTCTACCCGGTGGATGCGTCGAAGGAGCGCATCGCCAGCTTCTTCCTCGACATGGTGGCGCGGATGAACGCGCTCCACGAGAGGCCGGAGTTCTACGACACGCTCACCAACAACTGCACCACCAACCTGGTGCGGCACCTGGAGAAGGTGAGCCAGCGCCAGGTGCCCTATGACCACCGCACCTTGCTGCCCGCCTTCTCCGACGCGCTCGCCTACGAACTGGAGCTCATCGACCGGGACGCGCCGCTGGAGGAGGTGCGCCAGCGCTACCACATCAACGCGCGGGCGCAGGCGGCGGAGGGGCGCCCCGACTTCTCACGGCGCATCCGCGAGCCGCTGGCCAGCGCCGCCGCCGGGCCGTGA
- a CDS encoding carbohydrate porin: MSGRTPQGSGGFLNTTQAKDFRRDVLDSREKERRVASCPVGQSLASGWEQQAQGFTVGLNGPVPRRGVEGRRPDRVLLGRGAVQVRTTSLWRDGSSGAAPGAGGRPGDVAGVGAGSAPVRGDAGRPDRAAGALPGHRPPGRVRLPRDSPVRGARADGAGRPFRPRARRGHRPRAQLRPG, encoded by the coding sequence ATGTCGGGAAGGACCCCCCAAGGGTCGGGGGGCTTCCTTAACACAACACAAGCGAAAGACTTCAGACGGGACGTACTTGATAGCCGAGAAAAAGAGAGGCGCGTTGCGTCATGCCCCGTTGGGCAGTCTTTGGCGTCGGGTTGGGAACAGCAGGCGCAAGGCTTTACAGTGGGGCTCAATGGCCCAGTTCCTCGACGTGGCGTTGAAGGTAGGAGACCTGACCGAGTTCTCCTCGGACGCGGTGCTGTTCAAGTACGCACAACGTCTCTATGGCGTGACGGGTCAAGCGGCGCGGCGCCTGGAGCAGGCGGGCGTCCCGGAGACGTCGCTGGCGTTGGCGCCGGGAGCGCACCGGTTCGTGGAGACGCGGGGCGCCCTGACCGCGCCGCTGGCGCTCTTCCTGGGCACCGTCCGCCTGGGCGAGTTCGGCTACCACGAGATTCGCCAGTTCGCGGTGCGCGCGCTGACGGCGCTGGAAGGCCATTCAGGCCTCGCGCACGTCGCGGGCACCGTCCACGGGCCCAACTACGGCCTGGATGA
- a CDS encoding ketopantoate reductase family protein translates to MRFAILGSGGVGGYFGARLVRAGHDVTFLARGAHLRAMREHGLTIRGPDGDFTVPVKADDDVQRFGPVDAVLLAVKNYDVASVLPAVKTLLDARGTPAPGESPPFVLTLQNGVDSPSEVAAVVGEAAVMGGTTYLSAIISEPGVITQTGTNHRIVLGEVFGDTSRVSARAQALRDALAGAGVTVEAVADARGALWDKLSFLGCMSAFSTAARLPVGALRDNPAFREMFRQATLEVLSVAAAEGVTTTRTPESLVRYMDELPAHMRPSMLGDLENGKPLEVESLQGAVVRRGRARGVPTPVLSTLHVLLLPHARGERKA, encoded by the coding sequence ATGCGATTCGCCATCTTGGGCTCTGGAGGCGTCGGTGGGTACTTCGGCGCGAGGCTGGTCCGCGCCGGGCACGACGTCACGTTCCTCGCCCGCGGCGCCCATCTGCGCGCCATGCGGGAACACGGGCTGACCATCCGCGGTCCCGACGGAGACTTCACCGTCCCCGTCAAGGCCGACGACGACGTCCAGCGCTTCGGCCCCGTGGACGCCGTGCTCCTCGCCGTGAAGAACTACGACGTCGCCTCCGTGCTCCCCGCGGTGAAGACGCTGCTCGACGCGCGCGGCACACCGGCGCCAGGCGAGAGCCCTCCCTTCGTGCTCACCTTGCAGAACGGCGTGGACAGCCCGTCCGAGGTGGCCGCCGTCGTGGGCGAGGCCGCCGTCATGGGCGGCACCACGTACCTCTCCGCCATCATCAGCGAGCCGGGCGTCATCACCCAGACGGGCACGAACCACCGCATCGTGCTGGGCGAGGTGTTCGGCGACACCTCGCGCGTCTCCGCCCGAGCCCAGGCACTGAGGGACGCGCTGGCCGGCGCCGGCGTCACGGTGGAGGCCGTGGCGGACGCGCGCGGCGCGCTCTGGGACAAGCTCTCCTTCCTCGGCTGCATGTCCGCGTTCAGCACCGCGGCCCGGCTGCCCGTGGGCGCCCTGCGGGACAATCCGGCCTTCCGCGAGATGTTCCGGCAGGCCACCCTCGAGGTCCTCAGCGTCGCCGCCGCGGAAGGCGTCACCACCACCCGCACGCCGGAGTCCCTGGTGCGGTACATGGACGAGCTGCCCGCCCACATGCGGCCGTCCATGCTCGGCGACCTGGAGAACGGCAAGCCCCTGGAGGTCGAATCCCTCCAGGGCGCGGTGGTGCGCCGGGGCCGCGCGCGCGGCGTCCCCACGCCGGTGTTGAGCACCCTCCATGTCCTGCTGCTGCCTCACGCCCGGGGTGAACGGAAGGCCTGA
- the fruA gene encoding response regulator transcription factor FruA, which translates to MATNQAAIRVSILEGPWAAWQGLADGLRGEGVQVSSVTRDVRLFLDSLGTDPPQVAVMDVEGDSEAAVGCSVTEGINLLREARKRRLEVRMLLLSAVSTPEIISQCFDEGASGYLFRAGLGTTAVASAINSLVRGERLFPVQLLRNDFEHPPVTSPTASVLLALTQREREVLAYVAGGADNLKIAAHLQIAERTVKSHVTQLYRKLGAENRTQLALRACHLGVRPPPDL; encoded by the coding sequence ATGGCAACCAATCAAGCAGCGATTCGTGTATCGATTCTGGAAGGACCGTGGGCGGCCTGGCAGGGCCTGGCTGACGGGCTCCGTGGTGAAGGCGTGCAGGTCTCCTCGGTGACGAGGGACGTGCGCCTGTTCCTCGACAGCCTGGGGACAGACCCGCCGCAGGTCGCGGTGATGGACGTGGAAGGCGACAGCGAGGCGGCCGTGGGCTGCTCCGTCACGGAGGGCATCAACCTCCTGCGGGAGGCGCGCAAGCGCCGGCTCGAGGTGCGGATGCTGTTGCTCTCCGCGGTGAGCACGCCGGAAATCATCTCGCAGTGTTTTGATGAAGGCGCCTCCGGGTACCTGTTCCGGGCGGGCCTGGGCACCACCGCGGTGGCGTCCGCCATCAACTCGCTGGTTCGCGGCGAGCGGCTGTTCCCGGTCCAGCTCCTGAGGAACGACTTCGAGCATCCACCGGTGACGTCGCCCACCGCGAGCGTGCTGCTGGCGCTCACGCAGCGCGAGCGCGAGGTGCTGGCGTACGTGGCGGGCGGCGCGGACAACTTGAAGATCGCCGCGCACCTGCAGATCGCCGAGCGCACCGTGAAGTCCCACGTCACGCAGCTCTACCGGAAGCTGGGGGCGGAGAACCGCACGCAGCTCGCGCTGAGGGCATGCCACCTGGGCGTCCGGCCGCCGCCGGACCTCTAG
- a CDS encoding stage II sporulation protein M — translation MATPLPAYVARRRADWDALQALLAKQRSGTLKLEELRTLDTLYRRASADLAHAQTFYAGTDAHRFLNQLCGQAYASIYQPPRERWPALRHFFRREFPATLRRERGFVGASAALFFLGILLGALVVLWEPRGAELLVPSGVRHYVAQGRMWTDDLLSVAPPNSVASGIATNNLTVTIATFALGLTFGLGTLFILVNNGVHIGAITALCAREGMLGGMLDFIAAHGPVELSIIIIAGGAGLMVGQALIDPGELPRGQALAVRGREAVKLVLGCAPFLALIGVVEGYVSPGDLFPTWVKAALGLALGALFWGYLLRAGRTEAEATGTPADSAS, via the coding sequence ATGGCCACGCCCCTGCCCGCCTATGTCGCCCGCCGCCGCGCGGACTGGGACGCGCTCCAGGCCCTGCTGGCGAAGCAGCGCTCCGGCACCCTGAAGCTGGAGGAGCTGCGCACGCTGGACACGTTGTACCGGCGCGCGTCCGCGGACCTGGCGCATGCGCAGACCTTCTACGCCGGCACGGACGCCCACCGCTTCCTCAACCAGCTCTGCGGCCAGGCCTACGCGTCCATCTACCAGCCGCCGCGCGAGCGCTGGCCCGCGCTGCGCCACTTCTTCCGCCGGGAGTTCCCCGCCACCCTGCGCCGCGAGCGCGGCTTCGTGGGCGCCAGCGCCGCGCTGTTCTTCCTGGGCATCCTGCTGGGCGCGCTGGTGGTGCTGTGGGAGCCGCGAGGCGCCGAGCTGCTGGTGCCCTCCGGGGTGCGCCACTACGTGGCCCAGGGCCGCATGTGGACGGACGACCTCCTGTCGGTGGCGCCGCCCAACTCGGTGGCGTCGGGCATCGCCACCAACAACCTCACCGTCACCATCGCCACCTTCGCCCTGGGCCTCACCTTCGGGCTGGGCACGCTGTTCATCCTGGTGAACAACGGGGTGCACATCGGCGCCATCACCGCGCTGTGCGCCCGCGAGGGCATGCTGGGCGGGATGCTGGACTTCATCGCCGCGCACGGGCCGGTGGAGCTGTCCATCATCATCATCGCCGGCGGGGCGGGGCTGATGGTGGGCCAGGCGCTCATCGACCCGGGGGAGCTGCCCCGGGGACAGGCGCTGGCGGTGCGCGGGCGGGAGGCCGTGAAGCTGGTGCTGGGCTGCGCGCCCTTCCTGGCCCTCATCGGCGTGGTGGAGGGCTACGTGTCCCCGGGCGACCTGTTCCCCACCTGGGTGAAGGCGGCGCTGGGCCTGGCCCTGGGGGCGCTCTTCTGGGGCTACCTGCTGCGCGCGGGCAGGACGGAGGCGGAGGCCACGGGCACGCCGGCCGACAGCGCCTCCTGA
- a CDS encoding MbtH family protein — MADEREDTTVYKVVMNHEEQYSIWPADRENALGWKDAGKQGLKAECLEYIKEVWTDMRPLSLRKKMEELKS; from the coding sequence ATGGCGGATGAGCGCGAGGACACGACCGTCTACAAGGTCGTGATGAACCACGAAGAGCAGTACTCCATCTGGCCCGCCGACCGCGAGAACGCGCTTGGCTGGAAGGATGCGGGCAAGCAGGGGCTCAAGGCAGAGTGCCTGGAGTACATCAAGGAGGTCTGGACGGACATGCGCCCGCTGAGCCTCCGCAAGAAGATGGAAGAGCTGAAGTCGTAG